The genomic region GCAAGGACTACCCGCTGGGCGGCATCCCGGTCGACTACAAGGGCGCCACGGTCCCACCACCGGACGAGCGCCGGAGCTACTCGTGATCCCGCACCAGGCCCTGACCGGCCGCCTGCATCCCCGAGGCGACATCCGAGGTTCGCTATGACGCCCAGCACGTCGACCCCGCACACATCCACCGCGCCCCACACGTCCACCGGCCAGTCCACCGACGGCGCCGCCCAGCCCGGCGACGGGTCCTCGGCCTACGAGGCCGGCTTCACCGAGTCCGCCTCCGGCCGCGTCTACACCGTCACCGGCGGCGACTGGGAGGAGATCCTCGGCGCCGGCGAGCAGGACGCCGAGCGCATCGTCGTCAACATGGGGCCGCAGCACCCCTCCACCCACGGCGTGCTGCGCCTCGTGCTGGAGATCGACGGCGAGACGGTCACCGAGACCCGCCTCGTCATCGGCTACCTGCACACCGGGATCGAGAAGAGCTGCGAGTACCGGACCTGGACCCAGGCGGTCACCTTCCTCACCCGTGCGGACTACCTGTCCCCGCTGTACAACGAGGCGGCCTACTGCCTGTCGGTGGAGAAGCTGCTCGGCATCACCGACGACATCCCCGAGCGGGCGACCGTCATCCGGGTGCTGGTGATGGAGCTGCAACGGATCGCCTCGCACCTGGTGTGGCTGGCCACCGGCGGGATGGAGCTCGGCGCCACCACTGCGATGATCTTCGGGTTCCGGGAGCGGGAGAAGGTTCTCGACCTGCTGGAGCTCATCACCGGGCTGCGGATGAACCACGCCTTCATCCGCCCCGGCGGCCTGGCCCAGGATCTCCCGGACGGCACGGAGCGGGCCATCCGGGAGTTCCTCGCCGACATGCCCAAGCGGATCCGCGAGTACCACCGGCTGCTGACCGGCCAGCCGATCTGGAAGGCGCGGATGGTCGACGTCAACGTCCTCGACGCCGCCGGCTGCATCGCGCTGGGCGTCACCGGGCCGGTGCTGCGGGCCGCGGGCCTGCCCTGGGACCTGCGCAAGACCATGCCCTACTGCGGCTACGAGACCTACGAGTTCGACGTGCCGACCGCCCTGGAGGCGGACTCCTTCGCCCGCTACCTGGTGCGGCTGGAGGAGATGGGCGAGTCCCTGAAGATCATCGAGCAGTGCCTGGACCGGCTGCGGCCGGGGCCGGTCATGGTCGCCGACAAGAAGATCGCCTGGCCGGCGCAGCTGTCGATCGGCGCGGACGGGATGGGCAACTCGCTGGCCCACATCAGGAACATCATGGGGACCTCGATGGAGGCCCTCATCCACCACTTCAAGCTCGTCACCGAGGGCTTCCGGGTGCCGCCCGGCCAGGTCTACACGCAGATCGAGTCGCCCCGCGGCGAGCTCGGCTACCACGTCGTCAGCGACGGCGGGACGAGACCGTTCCGCGTCCACGTCCGCGACCCCAGCTTCGTCAACCTGCAGGCCGTCCCGGCGCTGACCGAGGGCGGCCAGGTGGCGGACGTGATCGTCGGGGTCGCCTCGGTGGACCCGGTGCTCGGGGGAGTTGATCGGTGATGGCCTTCTCGCCCGAGACCCACGCCGCCGCGGCCGAGATCATCGCTCGCTACCCGGCCGGCCGCTCCCGCTCGGCGCTGCTGCCGCTGCTGCACCTGGTGCAGGCGGAGCAGGGCAGCGTGACGACCGAGGGGGTGACCTTCTGCGCGGACACGCTCGGCATCACCCAGGCCGAGGTCGGCGCGGTCGCGACCTTCTACACGATGTACAAGCGCCGGCCCGTCGGCGACTACCTCGTCTCGGTCTGCACGAACCTGTCCTGCGCGCTGCTCGGTGGGGACGAGGTCTTCGCCCGGGTCGCCGAGCGCCTCGGCGTCGGCCACGACGAGACGACCCCGGACGGTTCGATCACCCTCGAACACGCCGAGTGCCTCGCCGCCTGCGACTACGCGCCGGTGATGACGGTGAACTACGAGTTCTACGACCAGGTCGACCCGGACTCGGCGGTGGCGATCGTCGAGGGCCTGCAGGCCGGGGAGCGCCCGGCGCCGACCCGTGGCGGTCCGCTGTGCTCGTTCGCCGAGACGTCCCGCCAGCTCGCCGGGTTCGCCGACGAGCGCCCGGCCGGCGTCGCGGGACCGGGCGTCGGCGAGCCGTCGGTCGCCGGCCTGCTGCTCGCCGAGGCCGCCGGCTGGCGGGCCGACCAGGCCCCCGCGCCGCTGGTGGCCGCCACGCCGCCCGTCGCGGGCCAGGGCACCGGCCCCGCGGCCCCGGCCGCGGCTCCGGTTCCGGTTCCGGCTCCGGCATCCTCCGAGCGGAAGGGGAACTGATCGATGCCTGTCACCCCGGTCCTCACCCGGCGCTGGAACACCCCGGAGTCGTGGACGATCGAGACCTACCGCCGGCTCGACGGCTACGTCGCGCTGCGCACGGCGCTGGCCGGTGACCCCGACGACCTGATCAAGCTCATCAAGGACTCGGGGCTTCGCGGGCGCGGCGGCGCCGGCTTCCCCACCGGGATGAAGTGGGGCTTCATCCCGCAGGGCGACGGCAAGCCGCACTACCTCGTCATCAACGCCGACGAGGGCGAGCCCGGCACCTGCAAGGACGCCCCGTTGATGAAGGCCGACCCGCACTCGCTCGTCGAGGGCATCATCATCGCCGCCTACGCGGTGCGGGCCAACCGGGCGTTCATCTACCTGCGCGGCGAGCTGATCCACGCCGGCCGCCGGCTGCGCGCCGCGGTCGCCGAGGCGTACGCCGCCGGCTACCTCGGCCGCGACATCCTCGGCAGCGGCTTCGACCTCGACCTCGTCGTCCACTCCGGCGCCGGCGCCTACATCTGCGGCGAGGAGACGGCCCTGCTCGACTCGCTGGAGGGCCGGCGCGGCCAGCCGCGGCTGCGCCCGCCGTTCCCGGCGACGCACGGGCTGTACGCGTCCCCCACCGTCGTCAACAACGTCGAGACGATCGCGACCGTGCCGTACATCGTCAACTACGGGGTCGACTGGTTCCGCACGATGGGCCGGGAACGCGCCCCGGGCCCGAAGATCTTCAGCCTGTCCGGCCACGTCACCCGGCCCGGCCAGTACGAGGTCCCGATGGGCACCACCCTGCGCGAGCTGCTGGAGCTGGCCGGCGGGGTGCGCGGGGGGCGCGCGCTGAAGGCGTGGACGCCGGGCGGGTCGTCCACCCCGATGCTCACCGCGGAGCACCTCGACG from Frankia alni ACN14a harbors:
- the nuoF gene encoding NADH-quinone oxidoreductase subunit NuoF translates to MPVTPVLTRRWNTPESWTIETYRRLDGYVALRTALAGDPDDLIKLIKDSGLRGRGGAGFPTGMKWGFIPQGDGKPHYLVINADEGEPGTCKDAPLMKADPHSLVEGIIIAAYAVRANRAFIYLRGELIHAGRRLRAAVAEAYAAGYLGRDILGSGFDLDLVVHSGAGAYICGEETALLDSLEGRRGQPRLRPPFPATHGLYASPTVVNNVETIATVPYIVNYGVDWFRTMGRERAPGPKIFSLSGHVTRPGQYEVPMGTTLRELLELAGGVRGGRALKAWTPGGSSTPMLTAEHLDAPLDFEGMQEAGSLLGTAALMIMDETTDMLRVVRRLTQFYAHESCGKCTPCREGTSWMVKILSRLERGQGDASDVDTLVDACDNIFGRAFCALADGATSPIVSGIKYFRDEFIPVSAVTSKPDPTPGGDAAGNGAPAPTPGAYAGAH
- the nuoE gene encoding NADH-quinone oxidoreductase subunit NuoE, translating into MAFSPETHAAAAEIIARYPAGRSRSALLPLLHLVQAEQGSVTTEGVTFCADTLGITQAEVGAVATFYTMYKRRPVGDYLVSVCTNLSCALLGGDEVFARVAERLGVGHDETTPDGSITLEHAECLAACDYAPVMTVNYEFYDQVDPDSAVAIVEGLQAGERPAPTRGGPLCSFAETSRQLAGFADERPAGVAGPGVGEPSVAGLLLAEAAGWRADQAPAPLVAATPPVAGQGTGPAAPAAAPVPVPAPASSERKGN
- a CDS encoding NADH-quinone oxidoreductase subunit D, whose amino-acid sequence is MTPSTSTPHTSTAPHTSTGQSTDGAAQPGDGSSAYEAGFTESASGRVYTVTGGDWEEILGAGEQDAERIVVNMGPQHPSTHGVLRLVLEIDGETVTETRLVIGYLHTGIEKSCEYRTWTQAVTFLTRADYLSPLYNEAAYCLSVEKLLGITDDIPERATVIRVLVMELQRIASHLVWLATGGMELGATTAMIFGFREREKVLDLLELITGLRMNHAFIRPGGLAQDLPDGTERAIREFLADMPKRIREYHRLLTGQPIWKARMVDVNVLDAAGCIALGVTGPVLRAAGLPWDLRKTMPYCGYETYEFDVPTALEADSFARYLVRLEEMGESLKIIEQCLDRLRPGPVMVADKKIAWPAQLSIGADGMGNSLAHIRNIMGTSMEALIHHFKLVTEGFRVPPGQVYTQIESPRGELGYHVVSDGGTRPFRVHVRDPSFVNLQAVPALTEGGQVADVIVGVASVDPVLGGVDR